Proteins from one Cicer arietinum cultivar CDC Frontier isolate Library 1 chromosome 3, Cicar.CDCFrontier_v2.0, whole genome shotgun sequence genomic window:
- the LOC101508432 gene encoding probable rRNA-processing protein EBP2 homolog: MELPMVNGDTMKDDETEYLSEEISPSESGSDEDVKLSEPSKKAVNNRDALLDKLGDISWPENVEWRHKLSIDIDQEQEVDVNDDLARELAFYTQALEGTRQAFEKLQSMGLPFLRPSDYYAEMVKADSHMEKVKGRLLDEKRKMEEAEERRKAREAKRLSKEIQAQKMKERAKQKKEDIESVKKWRKQRQQSGFADNGNDAGKVLDFEDGKVFERSKKKRPGVSPGDRSGGKAKQAFGKGKKQMKRDSKFGFGGKKGLKKQNTADTTNDFGGFSKKGADAGNKKRKR, from the coding sequence ATGGAGCTTCCTATGGTTAATGGTGATACAATGAAAGATGATGAAACTGAATATTTGAGTGAGGAAATATCACCATCTGAATCAGGATCAGATGAAGATGTGAAATTATCTGAACCATCTAAAAAAGCAGTAAATAACAGAGATGCTCTATTGGATAAACTCGGAGACATAAGTTGGCCAGAGAATGTTGAATGGAGACATAAACTCTCCATTGATATTGATCAAGAGCAGGAAGTAGACGTCAACGATGACTTGGCACGAGAGCTTGCATTTTACACTCAGGCATTGGAGGGAACTAGACAGGCCTTTGAGAAACTTCAGTCAATGGGTCTCCCTTTTCTACGACCTTCAGACTATTATGCCGAAATGGTGAAGGCAGATAGCCACATGGAGAAGGTGAAAGGTAGGCTATTAGATGAGAAGCGGAAGATGGAAGAGGCTGAGGAGAGAAGAAAAGCCAGGGAGGCCAAGAGATTGTCGAAAGAGATTCAGGCacagaaaatgaaagaaagggCCAAGCAGAAAAAGGAGGACATCGAATCTGTTAAGAAATGGAGGAAGCAGAGGCAACAGAGCGGGTTTGCTGACAACGGAAATGATGCGGGTAAGGTTTTGGACTTTGAGGATGGAAAAGTGTTCGAGAGGTCAAAGAAGAAAAGGCCTGGAGTGTCTCCCGGCGATCGGTCAGGAGGTAAGGCAAAGCAAGCCTTTGGAAAGGGAAAGAAGCAAATGAAAAGAGATTCCAAATTCGGTTTTGGAGGCAAGAAGGGATTGAAGAAGCAGAATACTGCTGACACCACTAATGATTTTGGTGGATTCAGTAAAAAGGGCGCTGATGCTGGAAATAAGAAGAGAAAGAGGTAA